From a region of the Lactuca sativa cultivar Salinas chromosome 4, Lsat_Salinas_v11, whole genome shotgun sequence genome:
- the LOC111915249 gene encoding uncharacterized protein LOC111915249 — MGNMKTIHSFFKINVDNEESHDKNQEIKRHKSSTSEPQPQEHENQQENDRNEATQSNPNEVVQVDLKQLERDPAKRKQIACHDYDAFNVTRFDNWKKVNDGKNCALLKHIGCSQHRNVVAFAENLMSQEAHIENIIMKQNEEQILKNRLRLKASIDTVPSYNDEVANVILEKAPYNSKYTSGEIQKEIHKGIIRERFLDLVHVRDTLSLTLKTNMWRQLLHNQFDVSKICGQCYDGANYNYPCKHHDELQKAKATEIEQLLELGEIESGKGLNQVKTLRRAGDTCWGSHFRSGIIDDLSTTYSQRRDADATYGFLKSFKFVFILHLIKEVMGKTDVLSQALQKKSQDILNAMELVSAVKLLSLSSTLVSKEHPKVIKVDQICRLVEKYYPEDFTEQEKIQLRYQLEIFNIDITKNPKLSGVSTIADFCKGLVETQKRETYYLLDRLVRLILTLPASTATTERGFSAMKIFKNRRRNTMLDGFLANTLVVYIEREIAENIDSKSVIEEFKDLKSRRAEL, encoded by the exons ATGGGAAATATGAAAACCATTCATTCTTTCTTCAAAATAAATGTTGATAATGAAGAAAGTCATGATAAAAATCAAGAGATTAAACGTCACAAATCTTCAACAAGTGAACCACAACCACAAGAACATGAAAATCAACAAGAGAATGATAGGAATGAAGCTACACAATCAAATCCTAATGAGGTGGTCCAGGTGGATCTTAAGCAACTAGAAAGAGATCCCGCTAAAAGAAAACAAAT TGCGTGTCATGATTATGATGCATTTAATGTTACAAGATTTGACAATTGGAAGAAAGTTAATGACGGGAAAAATTGTGCATTGTTGAAGCACATTGGTTGTTCACAACATAGAAATGTTGTTGCATTCGCTGAAAATTTGATGAGCCAAGAAGCACACATTGAAAATATCATAATGAAGCAAAACGAAGAGCAAATATTAAAGAATCGTTTACGATTAAAAGCTTCGATTGACACAGTTC CATCTTATAATGATGAAGTTGCAAATGTTATATTAGAGAAAGCTCCTTATAATTCAAAGTATACTTCTGGAGAAATTCAAAAAGAAATTCATA AAGGGATCATACGTGAAAGGTTCTTGGATTTGGTTCATGTTAGGGATACCTTATCATTAACCCTAAAAACAAATATGTGGAGACAACTTTTGCACAATCAGTTTGATGTTAGTAAAATTTGTGGCCAATGTTATGATGGTGCTA ATTACAACTACCCTTG TAAGCATCATGATGAGTTACAAAAGGCGAAGGCAACTGAGATTGAACAATTATTGGAACTAGGTGAAATCGAATCAGGCAAAGGATTGAATCAAGTTAAGACATTAAGAAGAGCTGGTGATACATGTTGGGGTTCTCATTTTCGTTCT GGAATAATCGATGACTTGTCTACTACTTATTCTCAACGCCGAGATGCTGATGCAACTTACGGTTTCCTAAAATCATTTAAGTTTGTGTTTATTCTTCACCTGATAAAGGAAGTAATGGGGAAAACTGATGTACTTTCTCAAGCTCTACAAAAGAAATCCCAAGATATTCTTAATGCCATGGAGTTAGTTTCG GCGGTGAAGCTATTAAGTCTTAGTTCTACTTTAGTTTCAAAAGAACACCCGAAAGTGATTAAAGTTGATCAAATTTGTCGTCTTGTTGAGAAGTATTATCCCGAAGATTTTACGGAGCAAGAGAAAATTCAATTACGATATCAATTGGAGATTTTTAATATTGACATAACAAAGAATCCCAAGCTTAGTGGTGTATCAACTATTGCTGACTTTTGCAAGGGTCTCGTGGAAACTCAGAAACGTGAGACATATTATTTGCTTGATAGATTGGTGCGGTTAATCTTGACACTTCCAGCTTCTACCGCAACAACAGAAAGGGGATTTTCAGCAATGAAAATATTCAAGAACCGTCGTCGCAATACGATGTTGGATGGCTTTCTCGCAAACACCTTGGTGGTTTACATAGAAAGAGAAATTGCTGAAAACATTGATTCGAAGTCGGTAATTGAGGAATTTAAAGACCTTAAAAGCCGTCGGGCTGAGTTGTAA
- the LOC111915248 gene encoding uncharacterized protein LOC111915248, with the protein MLRQLLHNQFDVSKICGQCYDGASNMRGEWNGLQALVLKDCPYAYYVHCFAHRLQLALVAASREIIHGIIDDVFTTYSQCGDADATYCFLKAFKFVFILHLIKEVMGKTDVLSQALQKKSQDILNAMELVSATKEATLDKQLHELNSRFNDQAMELLSLSSTLVSKEHPKVIKVDQICRLVEKYYPEDFTEQERIQLRYQLEIFNIDITKNPKLSGVSTIADFCKSLVESQKRETYYLFDRVVRLILTLPASTATTEMRFSAMKIFNNRFRNTMSDDFLANNLMVYIERKIAENIDLKSRLKRPISYIGVLLVSTFVLNFDIHFSLWFSIG; encoded by the exons ATGTTGAGACAACTTTTGCACAATCAGTTTGATGTTAGTAAAATTTGTGGTCAATGTTATGATGGTGCTAGTAATATGAGAGGGGAATGGAATGGATTACAGGCACTTGTTCTTAAGGATTGTCCTTATGCATATTATGTTCATTGCTTTGCTCACAGATTACAACTAGCCTTGGTAGCTGCTTCAAGGGAAATTATTCAT GGAATAATTGATGACGTATTTACTACTTATTCTCAATGCGGAGATGCTGATGCAACTTATTGTTTCCTAAAAGCATTTAAGTTTGTGTTTATTCTTCACCTGATAAAGGAAGTAATGGGGAAAACTGATGTACTTTCTCAAGCTCTACAAAAGAAATCCCAAGATATTCTTAATGCCATGGAGTTAGTTTCGGCAACAAAGGAGG CCACATTGGACAAACAACTACATGAGTTGAATAGTAGATTCAATGATCAGGCGATGGAGCTATTAAGTCTTAGTTCTACTTTAGTTTCAAAAGAACACCCTAAAGTGATTAAAGTTGATCAAATTTGTCGTCTTGTTGAGAAGTATTATCCCGAAGATTTTACGGAGCAAGAGAGAATTCAATTACGATATCAATTGGAAATTTTTAATATTGACATAACAAAGAATCCCAAGCTTAGTGGTGTCTCAACAATTGCTGACTTTTGCAAGAGTCTTGTGGAAAGTCAGAAACGTGAGACATATTATTTATTTGATAGAGTGGTGCGGTTAATCTTGACACTTCCAGCTTCTACCGCAACAACAGAGATGAGATTTTCAGCAATGAAAATATTCAATAACCGTTTTCGCAATACGATGTCAGATGACTTTCTCGCAAACAACTTGATGGTTTACATAGAAAGAAAAATTGCTGAAAACATTGATTTGAAGTCG AGGTTGAAGAGACCGATTAGCTACATTGGTGTTTTGTTAGTTTCTACAtttgttttgaattttgatatacATTTTTCACTTTGGTTTTCGATTGGTTGA
- the LOC111915260 gene encoding uncharacterized protein LOC111915260, translating to MEHSLWGNLPLLVRANSKESVEFILQTLWRTRKIGLDSTDRDVIRDMLQLQNDADLDPLLVCLRMLIRRCVYENNNKDEIQKLFPEEVLPEIQRLLTLLLQKFHKEWREDIAKDQLQSNTEPNSGETDVNFQLSKDRLETMLKSMYSMSDQQ from the exons ATGGAGCATTCATTATGGGGAAATCTACCGTTGTTGGTGAGAGCGAATTCGAAGGAATCCGTGGAGTTCATACTCCAAACCCTATGGAGAACTCGCAAAATTGGACTTGATTCAACCGATCGCGATGTCATCCGTGATATGCTTCAACTTCAAAATGATGCCGACCTCGATCCT CTTTTGGTATGCCTACGCATGTTGATTCGTAGATGTGTCTATGAGAACAACAATAAGGATGAAATACAGAAATTATTCCCTGAAGAAGTCTTGCCTGAGATACAGAGATTATTGACACTTCTCCTACAAAAGTTCCATAAGGAGTGGAGAGAAGATATAGCGAAAGATCAG CTTCAGAGCAACACAGAGCCAAATTCAGGAGAAACAGATGTCAACTTTCAGTTGTCTAAAGATAGACTAGAGACGATGTTGAAGTCTATGTATTCTATGAGTGATCAACAATGA
- the LOC111915259 gene encoding probable inactive purple acid phosphatase 27, with product MTTKNNLLTLFLLLSTFFVSKLSNALSNSHLTGTPPNHHHHHHHAPASEQPLAKIAIHKAVNALQESACITANPLLMGCQGEDTEWVNVEVKTSEPSESDWVGVFSPANFNSSDCYSESTNELQDNGPYICTAPIKYMFANHSNHDYTTTGKASLTFQIINQRADFSFALFSGGLQSPKLISASSPISFANPKAPLYPRLAQGKTWDEMSVTWTSGYNIDEATPFVEWGWEDQSQTKKLSPAGTLTFSRSSMCGEPARTVGWRDPGFIHTSFLKDLWPNTMYTYRMGHKLTNGSFIWSKLYSFNSSPYPGQDSLQRVVIFGDMGKAERDGSNEYDNYQPGSLITANQLTNELDDYDIVFHIGNLAFAKGYISQWDQFTAQIEPIASKKPYMVASGNNERDFPNSGSFYLSSDSGGECGVPAETMFYVPADNRAKFWYATDYGMFHFCIADSEHDWREGSEQYAWLEKCFASVDRQKQPWLIFAANRVLGYSSSSQYAIEGSLGEPMGREHLQKLWQKYKVDIAFYGHIHSYERTCPVYQDQCVNTEKYNYSGTVDGTIHVVVGGGGSELSTFAYVDTEWSLYKDHDWGFVKLTAFNHSSLLFEYKKSSDGLVYDSFTISRDYKDVLACVHDGCGTSTLAP from the exons atgacAACAAAGAATAATCTCTTAACTCTCTTCTTGCTACTATCAACtttctttgtttcaaaactttccaatGCTTTATCCAACAGTCACCTCACCGGAACTCctcccaaccaccaccaccaccaccaccatgctCCCGCCAGTGAACAACCACTTGCCAAGATTGCAATCCACAAAGCTGTTAATGCTCTCCAAGAATCAGCTTGCATTACTGCTAACCCTTTACTTATGGGGTGTCAG GGTGAGGATACTGAATGGGTCAACGTGGAGGTCAAGACCTCTGAACCAAGTGAGAGTGACTGGGTTGGAGTTTTCTCACCAGCAAATTTCAA TTCATCAGATTGTTACTCTGAATCAACCAATGAATTGCAAGATAATGGTCCATACATATGCACAGCCCCAATCAAA TACATGTTCGCGAACCATTCGAATCATGATTACACAACAACAGGGAAAGCGTCACTAACATTCCAAATCATCAATCAACGTGCAGATTTCTCCTTTGCACTTTTTTCTGGAGGATTACAGAGC CCAAAGTTGATAAGTGCTTCATCCCCTATATCGTTTGCAAACCCTAAGGCTCCACTTTATCCACGTCTTGCTCAAGGGAAAACTTGGGATGAG ATGTCAGTGACATGGACAAGTGGCTACAACATCGATGAAGCCACTCCATTTGTTGAATGGGGTTGGGAGGATcaaagtcaaaccaaaaagctTTCTCCAGCTGGAACTTTGACCTTTTCTCGTAGTAGCATGTGTG GAGAACCTGCAAGAACAGTTGGATGGCGTGATCCTGGTTTTATCCACACTAGTTTCTTAAAGGACTTGTGGCCTAACACTAT GTATACTTACAGAATGGGTCATAAGTTGACAAACGGGTCGTTTATTTGGAGTAAATTGTATTCTTTTAATTCATCTCCGTATCCAGGACAAGACTCATTGCAACGTGTTGTTATATTTGGAGACATGGGAAAG GCAGAACGTGATGGGTCAAATGAATATGACAATTATCAACCAGGATCACTGATAACTGCAAACCAATTAACAAATGAACTCGATGACTATGATATAGTATTCCATATCGGTAATCTAGCATTTGCAAAAGGGTATATCTCACAGTGGGACCAATTCACAGCACAAATTGAACCTATTGCATCAAAAAAACCTTATATGGTTGCAAG TGGAAACAACGAACGGGATTTTCCGAATTCCGGATCCTTCTATTTAAGTTCTGATTCAGGCGGGGAGTGTGGGGTGCCTGCTGAGACCATGTTCTATGTTCCCGCAGATAACAGAGCTAAATTCTG GTATGCAACGGATTATGGGATGTTTCATTTTTGTATAGCGGATTCAGAGCATGATTGGAGGGAGGGTTCAGAACAGTATGCATGGCTAGAGAAATGTTTTGCATCAGTCGACAGACAAAAACAACCATGGCTAATCTTTGCTGCTAACCGTGTTCTTGGCTATTCTTCTAGTAGCCAATATGCTATCGAGGGTTCTTTAGGAGAGCCAATGGGAAGGGAACATTTGCAAAAGCTATGGCAGAAATACAAAGTGGACATTGCATTCTATGGACATATCCATAGTTATGAAAGAACTTGTCCTGTATACCAG GATCAATGTGTGAACACGGAAAAGTATAATTATTCGGGAACTGTGGATGGGACAATTCATGTTGTGGTGGGTGGAGGAGGGAGTGAGTTGTCGACTTTTGCTTATGTTGATACGGAATGGAGTTTGTATAAAGATCATGATTGGGGATTTGTGAAACTTACTGCTTTTAACCATTCATCGCTTTTGTTTGAGTACAAGAAGAGTAGTGATGGTTTGGTTTATGATAGTTTTACAATATCAAGGGACTACAAAGATGTTTTGGCATGTGTACATGATGGTTGTGGAACTTCTACTTTGGCACCATGA